Proteins encoded together in one Lathyrus oleraceus cultivar Zhongwan6 chromosome 5, CAAS_Psat_ZW6_1.0, whole genome shotgun sequence window:
- the LOC127079957 gene encoding uncharacterized protein LOC127079957 has product MYPSPEVEQHSEKNYDSSSFEKDMAAEGLCSLGQTVSGKGKSMASKTANASHSEKHDVANNPSVAKHMKTRKGRYVAELMSSRTTKKAVGVGPSKSGSKVEVKKRKVREVSESEEDVEEDVSDISSVKKTPVKKTPVKKSPVEVVVVHLDNISFHLEDGAAKWKFVIQRRVVVERELGKDVVEVKECYKGLVKEFIVDIPEDIADKNSKEFCKVFVRGRRVKGAGELEAIDNEVCREIAARQVKG; this is encoded by the exons atgtacccctctcctgaggttgaacaACATAGTGAGAAGAATTACGATTCTTCCAGTTTTGAGAAGGACATGgctgctgaaggtttgtgctccCTAGGGCAAACTGTGTCTGGTAAAGGAAAATCTATGGCATCTAAAACTGCCAATGCTTCCCATTCTGAGAAGCATGATGTTGCAAACAat ccAAGCGTGGCTAAGCATATGAAGACTAGAAAAGGAAGATATGTGGCTGAACTGATGTCATCTAGAACAACTAAGAAGGCTGTTGGTGTTGGTCCTTCCAAATCTGGGAGCAAGGTTGaagtgaagaagaggaaggttagAGAAGTTTCTGAGTCTGAAGAGGATGTCGAGGAAGATGTCTCTGACATCTCTTCTGTGAAGAAGACCCCTGTGAAGAAGACCCCTGTGAAGAAGTCCCCTGTGGAAGTTGTTGTTGTGCATTTGGATAATATTTCTTTCCATCTTGAGGATGGAGCTGCCAAATGGAAATTTGTGATCCAAAGAAGGGTGGTTGTGGAAAGGGAGTTAGGAAAGGATGTTGTTGAAgtcaaggag TGCTATAAGGGTTTagttaaggaattcattgtcGACATTCCTGAGGATATTGCTGATAAAAACAGCAAGGAATTTTGCAAAGTGTTTGTGAGAG GAAGAAGAGTTAAGGGTGCAGGTGAATTGGAAGCTAtagacaatgaggtctgtagagaAATTGCAGCAAGACAGGTGAAAGGGTAG